In Oncorhynchus nerka isolate Pitt River linkage group LG26, Oner_Uvic_2.0, whole genome shotgun sequence, one DNA window encodes the following:
- the LOC115126882 gene encoding interferon a3-like: MGSISFWMCLILTICTWHKTFGCTWMRTLPKSRSMFQVFSNNTITVLREMGHVVSREPQITFPYEEYRHVDHFKDDDKIVFISQTLNAIEKLYRSDNYDSFWDQEVVDEFMIDLHRQTSELDQCVKAIRATLPKSDKGVNKNMSLHIKFLKNYLKREEYSASGWEGIRKVVLAHMLRLVTIILTNQ; this comes from the exons ATGGGTTCAATAAGCTTTTGGATGTGCTTGATCCTGACGATTTGCACCTGGCATAAAACCTTCGGATGCACTTGGATGAGGACACTTCCTAAGTCTCGGAGCATGTTCCAAGTGTTCAGCAACAACACCATAACCGTGCTTCGGGAAATG GGTCATGTGGTCTCTCGAGAACCTCAGATCACTTTCCCTTACGAGGAATACAGACATGTCGATCATTTCAAG GATGACGACAAGATTGTCTTCATTTCGCAAACTCTGAACGCTATAGAGAAATTGTACAGAAGTGATAACTATGATTCTTTCTGGGACCAGGAAGTAGTTGACGAGTTTATGATTGACCTGCATCGCCAGACCTCGGAGCTGGACCAATGT GTAAAGGCTATAAGAGCTACACTACCAAAATCTGACAAAGGAGTGAACAAAAATATGAGCCTTCACATCAAATTCCTGAAGAATTACTTGAAACGCGAG GAATACAGCGCAAGCGGCTGGGAAGGCATAAGGAAAGTGGTGCTGGCACACATGCTAAGACTAGTCACAATAATATTGACTAACCAATGA